In Paenibacillus sp. FSL R7-0345, a single window of DNA contains:
- the secD gene encoding protein translocase subunit SecD produces the protein MKRLLSFIITVLVLTGVMAFTTPGLLDKVRLGLDLKGGFEILYQASPMDTGGELTRASLQQTAKSLEKRANALGTSEPEVTTEGTDRIRLKIAGVTDEAEVREKMKEPAVLTFRSAAEGDAAGVYSKIELVGSDFVEGAAEVQRSNLNQPEISISIKDKDKFAEITKRLLGKELAIYLDENLLSAPFVRAELTDGKASISGNYTLDEARELADTINLGALPLKLTEKYSQSVGATLGKQSLDQTVRAGLVGSLIILIFMIAMYRLPGVLASFALILHTWLLILVFVVADFTLTLPGIAAFILGIGMAVDANIITNERIREEMRSGKSIMSSVKAGNKTSFRTVMDANVTTIIVAAVMFAFGTGAVKGFALILIVEIVLSIVTNLYFAHWLISVLVKAGALKKPKQFGVKESDIRAL, from the coding sequence ATGAAGAGACTGTTGAGCTTTATCATTACCGTGCTCGTTTTAACCGGCGTCATGGCGTTTACAACCCCCGGTCTGCTGGACAAGGTCCGTCTGGGTCTCGACCTGAAAGGCGGCTTTGAGATTCTGTATCAGGCTTCGCCGATGGATACGGGCGGCGAACTGACCAGAGCTTCACTGCAGCAAACCGCGAAGAGCCTTGAGAAGCGCGCTAACGCACTGGGCACAAGTGAGCCTGAAGTAACCACGGAGGGAACAGACCGCATTCGTCTGAAGATTGCCGGCGTTACTGACGAGGCTGAAGTCCGCGAGAAGATGAAAGAACCTGCTGTTTTGACATTCCGCAGTGCCGCCGAGGGCGATGCAGCGGGCGTATACAGCAAGATCGAGCTCGTGGGCAGTGATTTTGTTGAAGGTGCGGCAGAGGTTCAACGCAGTAATCTGAACCAGCCGGAGATCAGCATCAGCATTAAAGATAAGGATAAATTCGCTGAAATTACCAAGCGCCTGCTTGGGAAAGAGCTTGCTATCTACCTGGATGAGAATCTGCTGTCGGCTCCGTTTGTAAGAGCAGAACTGACTGACGGGAAAGCATCAATCTCGGGTAACTATACGTTAGATGAAGCACGTGAACTGGCCGATACCATTAACCTCGGCGCACTGCCGCTGAAGCTGACCGAGAAATACTCGCAAAGCGTTGGCGCAACCCTTGGTAAACAGTCTCTTGACCAGACAGTCAGAGCAGGCCTTGTGGGTTCCCTGATTATTTTGATCTTTATGATCGCTATGTACCGTCTTCCCGGTGTTCTGGCCAGCTTCGCGCTGATCCTTCACACCTGGCTGCTGATTCTGGTATTTGTCGTTGCCGACTTTACCCTGACACTTCCGGGTATTGCCGCGTTTATCCTCGGTATAGGGATGGCCGTCGATGCCAATATCATTACCAATGAACGGATAAGAGAAGAGATGCGCAGCGGCAAGAGTATTATGTCCTCTGTCAAAGCGGGTAACAAAACCTCCTTCCGGACCGTTATGGACGCTAACGTAACAACCATTATCGTAGCGGCTGTTATGTTCGCCTTCGGTACCGGCGCGGTTAAAGGCTTCGCCTTGATACTGATTGTAGAAATTGTGCTC
- a CDS encoding post-transcriptional regulator, with protein sequence MESEPWKYEELSDVIEAMCASKAEEFRLLGYEYVTGKDIWECMIRKYEKEGQPPLYKLVNDIYSLKVTTYMNSLMLASYRGIT encoded by the coding sequence ATGGAATCGGAACCGTGGAAGTACGAGGAGCTTAGTGATGTGATCGAGGCTATGTGTGCAAGTAAAGCGGAAGAATTCCGGCTCCTGGGCTATGAATATGTAACAGGTAAAGATATATGGGAATGTATGATCCGCAAATACGAGAAGGAGGGCCAACCTCCGCTATATAAGCTGGTAAATGATATTTATTCACTCAAAGTTACAACTTATATGAATTCTCTGATGCTCGCGTCTTACAGGGGAATCACCTGA